The Hippea jasoniae nucleotide sequence TTATTCTCACTGCCATCGGCTGCAAAAACAACCTTTAAATCACCAGAAAAATCCTTTGCAACTGAAAGAAAAGCCCTATGCTTATCCTCATCAAGGCCGCAGGCTAAAACTGCAAAATCACCAAACAACTTCTTATCATCATTCTTGATTGCTTCCATGACTTATTTATAGCTAAAAATTTTTATTAAGTCAACTACTGTATATAATTAAAAAGATTATTGGAGGTTAGTTTTGCACCCACTTCAAGCGTGGCCTGCATAACAATCTGATTGCGTTTAAATTCAGAAAATACATCGGCAATATTGGCATCCTCAAGCTCAGAAATCGTTTTTGTGTTGGAAAGCTTAATATACCTTACCCTATCCATAGCAAGCTGAAACCTGTTTGTTCTTGCACCGATAATTGAACGCGATGTCAAAACTTGATCCAGCGCATCCTTCACCTTGCCTAAAGCCTGCTCAACAGCGTTTGTTAGTTTAAACGAAAAACTATCACCCTTTTGAAAAACAGCAGGAACATTGGCATCCTTGGGCCCTAAAAAATTCAACTTTACGCCGGGTATGCCGTTTACAGTTGTATTACTAAAATCAGCATCGGCTTTTGCATCCTCTGTTTGAATCACAATTCCATTCAGTCCACCAAACAGCTTATCGGCAAGCTGAGTCGTCGTTGATATACCCTGATTTTTAATGTTATAAATCGTTGTTCCACTGATCATATCTATTGAGCTGATCTTTGAATAATCGATCTGCTTTGATGGATCCTGCGGTTTTTTGGTTTTGATTGTATAGTAATATTTGCCGCTATCGTCTTTTCCTACATCAAGACTCACAACAGCAACAACATTACCCTTTGAGTCATCCACCTCAAACATACCAACATTTTTGCTTTCATTATTTGATAAACTGTTTGCTATTGCCTCTATCTGCTGTTTGCTTATTGCATTGAAATGTGTAGACTGGGTATTTGAAACCTTAGCAACCTTCACACTCCATTGGTCGTTTTTGCTGCCTAAATATTTACCGGTAATTTTAACCTGCATTGTTGAAATATCCTGCCAGCTGGAAGGCTTGCTGATTTGATTGAGAGAGTTGGGATTTTTTAAAGCATAGCTGGCATTTTCAATCGCTCTGAAAGTATCAACACCTCTGCCCAGTTTATCTATATTAAAAACGCCAAAAATATCCGGCTTTAAGTTTCCTCCACTGTCAACAACGCTGAAATTGATATTAAACCTGCTTGTGGATGGCCTTTTATCTTTAAAGTAAATCCTGCCATCCTTAACCTCAGTATCAACATCTTTAAATCCACCACTGCCACCCAAGCTGACCTCATCAAAGCTTCCAAAAATCGGCACTTTTGAGTTTTTTGTAAATGCATAAACCTTAAGGTCGCTTTTGCTTGAATGGTTATCTTCAATCTCTATTTTTCCATGATTAATTCTAACATCAGCATCAAAATTTGTAGCAATTGCCTGAGCTATTGAGCCAATAGTCGTTGATGATTGGAGTGCAAAACTTACAGCAACGCTATTGCCAGAATGGTCAAACCCTCTCAAAATCAAAGTTGAGCTAATCGCCGCATTTATGTTGGGATCATTTATTTCACTAAGCTTTGTTGCAGATGTTATGCTTCTTTGAGCGTAAGTCTTAAAAGCCTTGTTTGTATCTAATACCTCAATGCTATCAAGACCCCTTGCAAAACTCAAAAGTGTATTTATATCTGCATTCGATGTAATATCAAATGTTCCTTTAACCAGATTCCCGTCATGGTCAGTGCCTGTAATAACGATTTTGTCTCCAACTTTAAGCCTATAATCTGTATTTGTAGCCTGCGCAACATTCTCAATCGCCTTTGCAAATTCAGGGGGCAAATCCACATCTACAAGTTTAGCCGATTTTGTTATATTATCGCCCGTTGTCTCATCGATCAGCTCGTTTTGATTCTTCAATGTTTGATTTGTGGGTTTATAGATATCCTTGGCTGTAATATTAATAGGACTTGTGAGTTTATCGGAATACTCCACATCCCGTGTATTTTCATCACCCATATAAACATTTCTGCCACCGGATTTATAATTAAGAGAAACTGTGGAGTTAATAGAATTAATATCACTGGAGGGTGAGTTAAGCTCTATCTTTATCTTCAAACCCCTGCCTGTATCCAGCCACTGCCCATTTTCTATCTTTTCCTTAACCTTGGGGTCGTTTAAATCGATATAGGTCGCAAGCTTATTACCACCTGCTTCAGCTTCATTGGAAAAATCTGCATCTATCGGCACATAATTCTGAGGGTTTGAGCAGTCACCCCTGCATAGATGCAAAATGCCGTTTTGAATCTTTACCTGATAGTTATCATCTTCAAGCTGGTTTATATCCTCAAAGTTTTCTACTGAGGCTATTTTTATATCTTTAATATCACCGCTTAGCTGCTTATCAACAACCGTTGCCTCATTGGGCAAATTCTGAATCGGCTTTGTATCGGTTTTGGTACCAGAAAATAGATATTTACCCTGAAAAACCGTATTTGCAGAATCCACAAGCTCATCTTTGATGGCGTCTAAATTCTCCGCTATAGCTGTTCTACTTGCAAGGTCGTTGTTTATTGTATTTGCTCCATCAACAAGTAGAACACCTGCTTTATGCAAAAGGTTATCCGCATTGGAAAGTGCCGTATCCTCAGCATCTAAATAAGCGTTTGCCGAATTGATATTCGTCACATATTGGTCAAATCTCATATTGATATCTTTAAGTGAAAGCACTTTAGAAAGCGCAATCGGATCACTGGATAGATCAAGCAATCTCTTGCCGCTTGACATCATCTCATTATTTTTAAACACCTTTTCGTTTATCTTGTTTATATTGAATAAAAAGTTATTAAAAAGAATATTATCCGTAATCCTCATTACTGCACCATGTTAATCAATGTTAATGTCATTTGATCAACAACAGAAACAAACTTGGCATTTGCCTGATAAGCCCTTTGAAATTTAATAAGATTTGCAGCCTCCTCATCCAGTGAAACACCTTCAAGCGACTGCTGTGTGGTTTTTAGCTGCTGATAAACCGCCTGTTTTGCCTTATAAATCTCATCAAACCGCTGTTTTGTTGAGCCAATCGAGCCCAAAAATGCGTTGTAGTATTCATCGATTGTTTGTGTATTGTTGTCCATCACCTTATCCAATTGAACCTGGGCAACCTGTTGAGCATTTGAGCTATCGCCGGGATTAAGCGTTTTACCTGCTGCAATCTTACTTGGATCATCCTGCAAAATCCTGCTTACATCGATATCCTTTGCATTATGCCCCACAAAAAAGGTGTTTATTCCAACAGCAGCTAAAAAGCTTGAAGAATCGTATGTGAACGCAAACTTATAACCATTTTCAGCGGTTAT carries:
- the flgL gene encoding flagellar hook-associated protein FlgL, yielding MRITDNILFNNFLFNINKINEKVFKNNEMMSSGKRLLDLSSDPIALSKVLSLKDINMRFDQYVTNINSANAYLDAEDTALSNADNLLHKAGVLLVDGANTINNDLASRTAIAENLDAIKDELVDSANTVFQGKYLFSGTKTDTKPIQNLPNEATVVDKQLSGDIKDIKIASVENFEDINQLEDDNYQVKIQNGILHLCRGDCSNPQNYVPIDADFSNEAEAGGNKLATYIDLNDPKVKEKIENGQWLDTGRGLKIKIELNSPSSDINSINSTVSLNYKSGGRNVYMGDENTRDVEYSDKLTSPINITAKDIYKPTNQTLKNQNELIDETTGDNITKSAKLVDVDLPPEFAKAIENVAQATNTDYRLKVGDKIVITGTDHDGNLVKGTFDITSNADINTLLSFARGLDSIEVLDTNKAFKTYAQRSITSATKLSEINDPNINAAISSTLILRGFDHSGNSVAVSFALQSSTTIGSIAQAIATNFDADVRINHGKIEIEDNHSSKSDLKVYAFTKNSKVPIFGSFDEVSLGGSGGFKDVDTEVKDGRIYFKDKRPSTSRFNINFSVVDSGGNLKPDIFGVFNIDKLGRGVDTFRAIENASYALKNPNSLNQISKPSSWQDISTMQVKITGKYLGSKNDQWSVKVAKVSNTQSTHFNAISKQQIEAIANSLSNNESKNVGMFEVDDSKGNVVAVVSLDVGKDDSGKYYYTIKTKKPQDPSKQIDYSKISSIDMISGTTIYNIKNQGISTTTQLADKLFGGLNGIVIQTEDAKADADFSNTTVNGIPGVKLNFLGPKDANVPAVFQKGDSFSFKLTNAVEQALGKVKDALDQVLTSRSIIGARTNRFQLAMDRVRYIKLSNTKTISELEDANIADVFSEFKRNQIVMQATLEVGAKLTSNNLFNYIQ